The following proteins are encoded in a genomic region of Rattus rattus isolate New Zealand chromosome 2, Rrattus_CSIRO_v1, whole genome shotgun sequence:
- the Atp5md gene encoding ATP synthase membrane subunit DAPIT, mitochondrial, with amino-acid sequence MAGPESDAQFQFTGIKKYFNSYTLTGRMNCVLATYGGIALLVLYFKLRPKKTPAVKAT; translated from the exons ATGGCTGGTCCAGAAAGTGATGCCCAATTCCAGTTCACtggtattaaaaaatatttcaactcTTATACCCTCACAGGTAGAATGAAT tGTGTCCTGGCCACATATGGAGGCATTGCTTTGTTGGTCCTATACTTTAAGTTAAGGCCTAAAAAAACCCCAGCTGTGAAAGCAACATAA